The proteins below are encoded in one region of Vicia villosa cultivar HV-30 ecotype Madison, WI unplaced genomic scaffold, Vvil1.0 ctg.001052F_1_1, whole genome shotgun sequence:
- the LOC131632916 gene encoding geraniol 8-hydroxylase-like has protein sequence MNSEMYFATTIFLLFLSYIAITLFSRTKTHINLPPGPSLLTLLRSATELGKQKPQHLLAQYSKIYGPIMHLKLGQITTFVISSPEIAQEVLQTHDLFLSDRTIPQAVAVLDHQHFSLPFMPACDLWRDLKKICKNHLFASKTLDASYQLRCNKLQDFLCDIDRSSIRGEAVDIGRAAFKTTLNFLSNTFFSRDFANSAGETDEYKDIIENLVRVIGTPNLVDFFPALGMFDPQGIKGTSSTYLEKLLQIIDSYTTKRLKLREDKNYIPNDDMLDMLLNIAKENGQKMDNTKIKHLFLDLFVAGTDTTSYTIERAMAELVHNPHVMSKAKEELKQVIGIGNSIDESDITKLPYLQAVVKETLRLHPSAPLLLPRKARKDVKICGYTIPQGSQILVNEWAMGRNPSIWDNPNMFCPERFLGSEINFKGQYFQFTPFGGGRRMCPGMPLAIRMLHTMLGSLINSFDWKKENIDRDVDQPLRAIPIRVNKV, from the exons ATGAACTCAGAAATGTATTTTGCAACCACAATATTCCTCCTCTTTTTATCATACATTGCTATTACACTATTTAGTAGAACCAAAACACATATCAATCTTCCACCAGGGCCTTCACTTCTTACCCTTTTGAGAAGTGCTACTGAATTAGGAAAACAAAAACCACAACACTTGTTAGCCCAATATTCCAAAATATATGGCCCAATAATGCATTTGAAGTTAGGTCAAATAACAACCTTTGTGATTTCATCACCAGAAATTGCACAAGAAGTGCTTCAAACTCATGATCTCTTCCTCTCAGACCGAACTATTCCTCAAGCTGTAGCAGTCCTTGATCATCAGCATTTTAGCTTACCCTTTATGCCAGCTTGTGATCTTTGGAGAGATCttaaaaaaatatgcaaaaaCCATTTGTTTGCCAGCAAAACACTTGATGCTAGTTATCAACTTAGGTGCAACAAGCTTCAGGACTTTTTATGTGATATTGATAGAAGCAGTATAAGGGGTGAAGCAGTAGATATTGGAAGAGCTGCTTTTAAGACTACATTGAATTTTTTGTCAAACACTTTCTTCTCTAGGGATTTTGCTAATTCTGCTGGGGAAACTGATGAGTATAAAGATATAATTGAAAATCTTGTGAGAGTCATAGGAACACCAAACTTGGTTGATTTTTTTCCTGCTTTAGGGATGTTTGATCCACAAGGTATTAAAGGAACATCATCTACTTATCTTGAAAAGTTGTTGCAAATTATTGATTCCTATACTACAAAAAGATTGAAGTTAAGAGAAGACAAAAATTACATCCCAAATGATGATATGTTAGACATGCTTCTCAACATCGCTAAAGAGAATGGCCAAAAAATGGACAACACAAAGATTAAACATTTGTTTCTG GATTTATTTGTTGCTGGAACCGATACAACTTCTTACACAATAGAACGAGCCATGGCTGAACTAGTTCACAATCCACATGTAATGTCGAAAGCTAAAGAAGAGCTTAAGCAAGTAATTGGTATAGGAAATTCAATTGACGAATCAGATATTACTAAACTCCCATATTTGCAAGCAGTAGTAAAAGAAACGTTACGTTTGCATCCATCTGCTCCACTTTTACTACCAAGGAAAGCTAGGAAAGATGTAAAAATTTGTGGATACACTATTCCACAAGGTTCACAAATTCTAGTCAATGAATGGGCCATGGGAAGAAATCCTAGCATTTGGGATAATCCAAATATGTTTTGTCCTGAAAGATTTCTTGGATCAGAAATTAATTTCAAAGGTCAGTATTTTCAATTCACACCATTTGGTGGTGGGAGAAGAATGTGTCCTGGCATGCCACTTGCTATACGAATGTTACATACGATGCTAGGATCATTGATTAATTCTTTTGATTGGAAAAAGGAAAATATTGATAGAGACGTTGATCAACCATTGCGAGCTATTCCAATTAGAGTAAATAAAGTGTAA